A genomic window from Schistocerca serialis cubense isolate TAMUIC-IGC-003099 chromosome 4, iqSchSeri2.2, whole genome shotgun sequence includes:
- the LOC126473345 gene encoding LOW QUALITY PROTEIN: A-kinase anchor protein 1, mitochondrial (The sequence of the model RefSeq protein was modified relative to this genomic sequence to represent the inferred CDS: inserted 1 base in 1 codon) gives MAPTSCRHTLIWSLPTVALLLTFLWYKSRRGSSRSDPGGTAKGTRKAKKQEERTKNRTSSLLAEDSKKTVKEDICSTSKEQPVIRKGSSTTGTVGLELGHPEEQQSEINFAAKVIEKPSVENTVPPSGTNFSTDSSEIISVGKSSHDLIVGKCDNSADNKNSLIELSDTSKPSCVINITSDSRLSAEENSDSIEGLLVHCDLKESNFEVKTNCEGAVLQRESPEIAVPTEIDSAIVFPPESDTRINGQLESAAESVISDPKEITYEISNLQESLNEPGLGITIPTDVHTEVAVPKETILEVPPEDETIYEVALQKETIYEVTFEKETNSEASASEEKNPDITVLQETVSEVTVPKNTVFEVPASQEINSDIIVAQETDCDLVATQEITSDIVFAQETDCVLGAAQEINSDVVVVQETETICELVANQEADFDVTVPQEEDSKVIIPQETHFEVTVSQDCHPGNTIGDTYHSDTFKSEENNLSIGSQCSDCSRVSYSSTFAAGSEEVISATEDLPSSNLTDRHTEEDTMPEPVREDWTLEKSSDIQAEPTSETQRKDTDQTCGEDNECSQNKDSASAQSARMQTPPPVKEVSDEADTAATSSSCGLEGKLAALELGKGRDSANHSPAEVMLASPSASSYSDEGSSDSGKGCSDLATPPSRTPASGSSVSGDATALSVYEFVLPQHLVGRLIGRHGAFVHQIKAKTNASILIKRHPDTQKLKICAVEGTQLDIESALEMIRKKFPLKHYPSITLEQVCFVPPVTVCPILPECLQLMLVEGVSNDVILSSLVTPGHFFLQQPTHPTXPALNRLNACMNVCYSEPNVPLLPSPVDPGVICAAPTMGGWYRAQIVSVEPETNVCEVKFVDYGGYLSLEHTALRQIRSDFMTLPFQASECFLANVIPAGGEEASWSADAAAVMEELTHGQVLQAQVCDYTEENIPNVFLYAVHCNQVVLVNQELVLRGLAEWWKPEDVNDVSCV, from the exons ATGGCACCCACATCATGTCGCCACACTTTGATCTGGTCTCTGCCAACAGTTGCCCTTTTGCTCACTTTCCTCTGGTACAAAAGCAGAAGAGGATCATCGCGAAGTGACCCAGGGGGGACGGCTAAAGGGACTCGAAAAGCCAAGAAGCAGGAAGAGAGAACCAAAAATCGCACATCGAGTTTGTTGGCTGAGGATAGTAAGAAAACAGTGAAGGAGGACATTTGTTCCACAAGTAAAGAACAACCAGTAATCAGAAAAGGTTCATCCACAACAGGAACAGTGGGTCTTGAGTTGGGACATCCAGAAGAACAACAAAGTGAAATTAATTTTGCTGCAAAAGTTATCGAGAAGCCATCTGTTGAAAATACTGTACCTCCCAGTGGAACGAACTTTTCCACTGACTCCAGTGAAATTATCTCGGTAGGAAAAAGCTCTCATGATTTAATAGTTGGGAAGTGTGATAACAGTGCTGATAATAAAAACTCGCTAATAGAGCTATCAGATACATCCAAACCAAGTTGTGTTATTAATATTACTAGTGACAGTAGGCTCAGTGCTGAAGAAAATAGTGATAGCATAGAAGGATTGTTAGTGCACTGTGATCTAAAAGAATCAAACTTTGAAGTAAAAACGAACTGCGAGGGCGCTGTACTGCAAAGGGAAAGCCCTGAAATTGCTGTACCGACAGAAATAGACTCTGCAATAGTTTTTCCACCGGAAAGTGACACACGAATTAATGGACAATTGGAATCAGCTGCTGAGAGTGTTATCTCTGATCCAAAGGAAATAACCTATGAAATAAGTAATTTACAGGAATCACTGAATGAGCCAGGTCTTGGGATAACTATCCCCACAGACGTACATACTGAGGTAGCTGTCCCCAAGGAAACAATCCTCGAGGTTCCTCCCGAAGACGAAACAATTTACGAAGTAGCTCTCCAAAAAGAAACGATTTACGAAGTAACTTTCGAAAAAGAAACAAACTCCGAGGCATCTGCCTCAGAGGAAAAGAATCCCGACATTACTGTGTTGCAGGAAACGGTCTCCGAGGTTACTGTTCCAAAGAACACAGTATTTGAAGTACCAGCTTCACAGGAAATAAACTCTGACATAATTGTTGCACAGGAAACGGACTGTGACTTAGTTGCTACACAGGAAATAACCTCTGACATAGTTTTTGCACAGGAAACGGACTGTGTCTTAGGTGCTGCTCAAGAAATAAACTCTGACGTAGTTGTTGTACAGGAAACGGAAACGATCTGTGAGTTAGTTGCTAACCAAGAGGCTGACTTTGATGTAACTGTCCCACAGGAAGAGGACTCCAAAGTCATCATCCCACAGGAAACACACTTTGAGGTAACAGTCTCTCAAGACTGTCATCCTGGAAACACCATTGGTGATACCTATCATTCTGACACTTTCAAAAGTGAGGAGAATAACCTGAGTATTGGTAGTCAGTGTTCTGATTGTAGCCGTGTGTCGTATTCAAGCACATTTGCTGCAGGCAGTGAAGAAGTGATTTCTGCCACTGAGGACTTGCCCAGCAGTAATCTTACAGACAGACACACTGAAGAAGACACTATGCCAGAACCTGTAAGAGAGGACTGGACATTAGAGAAGAGCTCTGATATTCAGGCAGAGCCAACTTCTGAAACTCAGAGGAAAGATACAGATCAAACCTGTGGAGAAGATAACGAGTGTTCTCAAAACAAAGATTCAGCATCTGCACAGTCAGCCAGAATGCAGACACCTCCACCTGTAAAAGAAGTATCGGATGAGGCGGACACTGCAGCAACAAGCAGTAGCTGTGGTCTTGAAGGCAAGCTGGCTGCACTGGAGCTGGGAAAGGGTCGCGATTCAGCCAATCATAGCCCTGCAGAGGTTATGCTTGCCAGTCCATCGGCATCTAGCTACTCAGATGAG GGGTCAAGTGACAGTGGCAAGGGATGCAGTGATTTAGCAACACCACCATCACGCACTCCAGCAAGTGGCAGTTCTGTATCTGGAGATGCTACTGCCTTGTCTGTGTATGAGTTTGTCCTACCCCAGCACCTTGTGGGTCGTCTTATTGGCAGGCACGGGGCATTTGTACACCAAATTAAAGCGAAAACAAATGCAAGCATACTCATCAAGAGGCATCCAGacacacaaaaactgaaaatttgtgctgtggaAG GTACACAGCTCGATATTGAGAGCGCTCTTGAGATGATACGCAAGAAGTTTCCATTGAAACACTATCCCAGTATAACTCTTGAGCAAGTGTGCTTTGTGCCGCCTGTTACAGTATGTCCAATTTTACCAGAATGTTTGCAG ttAATGCTGGTGGAAGGTGTGAGCAATGATGTGATTCTTTCAAGCTTAGTGACACCAGGCCATTTCTTCCTGCAACAGCCAACTCATCCTA TCCCTGCTCTGAACAGGCTAAATGCCTGTATGAATGTGTGTTATAGTGAACCAAATGTACCTCTTTTGCCGTCACCTGTTGACC CTGGTGTGATATGTGCAGCCCCCACTATGGGCGGATGGTATCGAGCACAAATCGTCTCTGTAGAACCTGAAACTAATGTGTGTGAAGTAAAATTTGTTGATTACGGAGGTTATCTGTCATTGGAACATACAGCATTGAGACAGATTCGCTCAGATTTCATGACTCTACCATTCCAAGCATCAGAATGTTTCTTGGCTAACGTGATTCCCGCAGGAG GTGAGGAAGCATCATGGAGTGCTGATGCCGCTGCAGTAATGGAGGAACTAACACATGGCCAAGTCCTTCAGGCACAAGTGTGTGACTACACGGAAGAAAACATACCTAATGTATTTCTCTACGCTGTCCATTGCAATCAG GTGGTGCTTGTCAACCAAGAGCTTGTTTTAAGGGGCCTTGCTGAGTGGTGGAAACCTGAGGACGTTAATGATGTGTCATGTGTGTAA